AATTTCAAACGGATAATTCATATATCGTTTAGGGATATCATTTTGCTTCGCTATTTTGAAAATTCGCTTAGCCATTCGTTGAAATTGGATAACATCTTTGCCGGTCATGTGCAAAAACATGTCTCTTGGTATATGACAATCCCAAAACATAGTATCTGGCGTCATATTATGAATCACCATATCCTTATAAACGCGGCGCCTAGGGATGTTCTTAAATCTTGCATAATGCTCACGCCACAATACCAACTCTCGCTTTAGATCTAGGTAGCGATTTTTGGGATGAAAAAAATTTTTCTTAAAATAATCTAATCCCAGATCAGTAATTTGACTAAATATTACCGCAGATTCCTCTAAAACCCAATTATATCGATGCTTCTCTTTAAGTTTTTTCTTAAAATTTTTATAGATAGGTATTAAATAATGCGCATCATTATATGCATATTGAATGGCGGTTTCTTGTAAAGGGCGCTTGCGCCAGTCTAAGCTTTGATGTTCTTTATCGATTTCTATATGGCAGACATCTAAAATCACCTCAGATAAGCTTGCGCTATCGCGATACCTTAAAAAATCACAGGCAATTTGAAGGTCAAAAATAGGAGATAGAAGGATATCATACTGATAAAAAATTGCCTCCATGTCCTGACGACCAGAGAAAAAAAGCTTTAAGATATCAGTTGTATTAATTTTTTCTAAAAGTGGCTTAATATCTACTGTAAGCGGGTCAATAACAACAGTTTCTTCAATGGAGCTTATTTGAAATAAACATACAATAGGAAAAAAGGTATCTTTGCGGATAAACTCCACATCGATACCTACATAAAAACTTGGATTAAAACTTTTTAACCAACGATCAAATGCGTCTTGATCATTGATAAACATTAACCTTGACGTGCCTTAAATCTTGGATTTTTCTTACAGATAACATATAAACGCCCTTTACGTCTTACGATTTGGCAGTTCTTATCTCTGGATCTTAATGTTTTAAGAGAATTTGCGACTTTCATTTTTTCTTATTTTCCCATATCCTACTTAAATATAGCGAATTTGATGATGAAACACAATCTATCCCTTCGTCATTCTAAGTGTAGTGAAGAATCTTCTTAATATATTAAGAAGATTCTTTCGCCTCCAATTCAGGATGACGTGATTTTAATGAATCATTGGAGGTAATACTAAATACGTGAATCCAAAAGCCATGATTCCAGCCAATAAATCATCCAGTACTACAGCAAGAGCGTGGGTTTTTTTGTGTGACAAAAGATACTGGTCAATTGGACGGATAGGGACTGGTTTCCAGATGTCGAACAACCGAAAGAATAAAAATCCTAAGATTAAAGAGAAAGCGT
The genomic region above belongs to Alphaproteobacteria bacterium and contains:
- the rpmJ gene encoding 50S ribosomal protein L36; translated protein: MKVANSLKTLRSRDKNCQIVRRKGRLYVICKKNPRFKARQG